The bacterium genomic interval GGGAAGCTGGGCAAAGAGAACGTCAAGGCCGGCGCTGGTCCGCGACCTCACGACGGAGGAGGCGGGGGATGAGGCGGCGCTTTTGGCCAAAGCACTCCCACGCGCCGAGGTCGCCGTCGGCCGGGTAAAGGCCCGGGCGGCGGAGCTCCTGGACCCGATGAACCTGGACCTGATTTTGGTGGACGACGGCCTGCAGCACCGGCGGCTGGCGCGGGACTACGACATCGCGGTGCTGGAGCGCGGCGACTGGCTGGGCTACATCGAGCGCGGCACGCGCCTGATTCCTTGGGGAAGGATGCGAGAACCCTTCGTGCGCCTGGAAAGCGTGGACGCCGTGGTCTTCTGGGACGCGTCGGAGGAGGAGGCCCGGCGGTTGAGCCTGCGCTTCCCCGAGCCGACGATGCTGCGCGCCCGGCGGGAGCCCGTGGAGCTCGCCCCGGACGGCGGAGAACTTCCACCGGGCGGGTTGAGGGGGAGAGAGGTCATCGCCTTCTGCGGCGTCGCCCGGCCGATGGTCTTCTTCGAGGATTTAAAAACAATGGGGGCGGAGTTGGTGGAGACGCGGGCCTTCCCCGACCACGCCCGCTACGCCGCCCGGCGCCTGGGGGAGCTGCGGAGACTGGCGGACGCCCACCCCGGCGCCGTCACCGTCACCACCGCCAAGGACGCGGTGAAAATTCCCTCCGGGACGCTGCCCGGCCTGCGGGTTCTGGAACGGCGCGTGGTCT includes:
- the lpxK gene encoding tetraacyldisaccharide 4'-kinase; the protein is MFNPPAAAASFVYAVGVQADRLLDGLRGGVRTRAPVVSVGNLVAGGSGKTPLVRWLTGRLEERGLSVGVVARGYRGSWAKRTSRPALVRDLTTEEAGDEAALLAKALPRAEVAVGRVKARAAELLDPMNLDLILVDDGLQHRRLARDYDIAVLERGDWLGYIERGTRLIPWGRMREPFVRLESVDAVVFWDASEEEARRLSLRFPEPTMLRARREPVELAPDGGELPPGGLRGREVIAFCGVARPMVFFEDLKTMGAELVETRAFPDHARYAARRLGELRRLADAHPGAVTVTTAKDAVKIPSGTLPGLRVLERRVVFAGEDGARLVGEVAAVARGCRRG